From Burkholderia pseudomultivorans, the proteins below share one genomic window:
- a CDS encoding porin, with translation MNKTLIVAAVAASFATAANAQSSVTLYGVLDAGITYQSNVQTASGQGKSRWSLGSGIDQSRFGLRGSEDLGGGLKAIFTLESGFNIGNGRFANGNGGMFNRQAFVGLSSQYGTVTLGKQYDATQDYLAPLTATGSWGGTYFAHPLNNDRLSTNGDVALNNTIKYTSVNYAGLQFGGTYSFSNSTNFANNRAYSAGLSYQFEGLKLGAAYSQANNAGLSTTGAVNPSIDSTTGTAFGVQGRTRTYGIAAGYAFGPAQVGAAWTQSRLDNQTSGAGTLRADNYEINGKYNLTPALGLGAAYTYTSAKQNGQSTHWNQFGVQADYSLSKRTDVYAQAVYQRGTKGAGLGASIYNGDVNAYPSSKVSQTAATVGLRHRF, from the coding sequence ATGAACAAGACTCTGATCGTTGCAGCAGTTGCAGCATCGTTCGCTACCGCCGCTAACGCGCAAAGCAGCGTCACGCTGTACGGCGTGCTGGACGCAGGCATCACCTACCAAAGCAACGTCCAGACCGCATCCGGCCAAGGGAAGTCGCGTTGGTCGTTGGGTTCAGGCATTGACCAGAGCCGTTTCGGTCTGCGTGGTTCGGAAGACCTCGGTGGCGGCCTGAAGGCAATCTTCACGTTGGAAAGCGGCTTCAACATCGGTAACGGCCGCTTCGCAAACGGCAACGGCGGCATGTTCAACCGCCAGGCTTTCGTCGGCCTGTCGAGCCAGTACGGCACGGTCACGCTGGGTAAGCAGTATGACGCAACGCAAGACTACCTGGCGCCGCTGACGGCAACGGGCTCGTGGGGCGGCACGTACTTCGCGCACCCGCTGAACAACGACCGTCTGAGCACGAACGGCGACGTCGCGCTGAATAACACAATCAAGTACACGAGCGTGAACTACGCCGGCCTGCAATTCGGCGGCACGTACTCGTTCTCGAACAGCACGAACTTTGCCAACAATCGTGCATATAGCGCCGGTTTGTCGTATCAGTTCGAAGGCCTGAAGCTGGGTGCGGCATACTCGCAAGCAAACAACGCAGGTCTGTCCACGACGGGCGCGGTAAACCCGAGCATTGATTCGACGACTGGTACGGCGTTCGGAGTCCAAGGCCGCACTCGCACCTACGGTATTGCAGCAGGGTACGCGTTTGGCCCGGCGCAAGTCGGCGCAGCGTGGACGCAATCGCGCCTCGACAATCAAACGAGCGGAGCCGGTACGCTGCGCGCTGACAACTATGAAATCAACGGGAAGTACAACCTGACGCCGGCCCTCGGCCTGGGTGCTGCTTATACGTACACGAGCGCAAAGCAAAACGGCCAAAGCACGCACTGGAATCAGTTCGGCGTGCAGGCTGATTACTCGCTGTCGAAGCGTACGGACGTCTACGCTCAGGCAGTGTACCAACGCGGCACGAAGGGTGCCGGTTTGGGCGCTTCCATCTACAACGGCGACGTCAATGCATATCCGAGCTCGAAGGTCAGCCAGACCGCGGCAACGGTGGGCCTGCGTCACCGCTTCTAA
- a CDS encoding PqiC family protein translates to MSFPIRARTIALSAGAVIALTACASNPVHYYTLVSPATSATATTARGTTPLAINVFPVGIPAQLDQQQMVVRNGTGTAVILDNERWVAPLGDELRAALSSSLVGQLGARNVTGLPRPSNQTVMSIRTQVRRFDAWPGRMAQFEADWAVGVQQDTPGTRISCSTRLIEAAPGNYADMVQVQQRMLEQFAAQIASAVRSLESGRPACPADS, encoded by the coding sequence ATGAGCTTCCCGATCCGCGCCAGAACGATCGCCCTGAGCGCCGGCGCCGTCATCGCGCTGACCGCCTGCGCGTCGAACCCGGTCCATTACTACACGCTCGTCTCGCCGGCCACGTCGGCGACGGCGACGACCGCGCGCGGCACCACGCCGCTGGCGATCAACGTGTTCCCCGTCGGCATCCCGGCCCAGCTCGACCAGCAGCAGATGGTCGTTCGCAACGGGACAGGCACCGCGGTGATCCTGGACAACGAACGCTGGGTCGCGCCGCTCGGCGACGAGCTGCGCGCGGCGCTGTCGTCGTCACTCGTCGGGCAACTGGGCGCGCGCAACGTCACCGGCCTTCCACGTCCGTCGAACCAGACCGTCATGAGCATCCGCACGCAAGTGCGTCGCTTCGATGCGTGGCCGGGGCGCATGGCCCAGTTCGAAGCGGATTGGGCCGTCGGTGTGCAACAGGACACGCCTGGCACGCGCATTTCGTGCAGCACGCGGCTCATTGAGGCCGCCCCCGGCAACTACGCCGACATGGTTCAAGTGCAACAACGCATGCTCGAGCAGTTCGCCGCACAGATCGCGAGCGCGGTGCGCAGCTTGGAAAGCGGGCGCCCGGCCTGTCCGGCCGATTCGTAA